From a single Polyangiaceae bacterium genomic region:
- a CDS encoding mucoidy inhibitor MuiA family protein, with the protein MVSAHEKSAPVDPTGPRASTVVFEDDPNAIAVESSIRKVTVYSDRALVARQGKAALTTAPTVYAFRHLPGWVDDGSVRAATTAGRILDVQVTRSHLSRATEKSYRKAENDARALEERLAALDDELAVLDAQAKQIEDIKAFSLDKLDKDVTAGERPRGGSVGVRTYADVVEFIGKKLRDIAKGRRAVKAEREALAPQVEASKRRLEDLRGLRQLEETNVFVTVQSKAPAETQLQLNYMLPGATWEAAHELRAAGDGTSAELTSYAVVTQATGENWDDAELAFSTQSSTEAMRIPQLEALTLGDTRAATRSIERRSASFQRAEAAFKEQNRLWNKRVQSAALGSSFEETYKTNFEYLQVIQSKTVQLFQSLSQRGTTKQFKGMSTTKVRADGRSVRVPLGRTTLKAKKAIVAAPEQSLNAARTLEMLNDSGQSLLPGNVALYQGGAFLGMTNLDFVAEGEEFSVFLNVADQIKLSRVLDKKRSALVRKQRTQMQLAFVITVENLSQKAVSLDLADRIPVSEDRDIVVSGVKISPNVKPNSKGILRWPLSLKPKEKRSFTIQYQLEYPPTLVLEMNRKSAAPPAAAPRPSFDQPYDIKRDIQRMEQAF; encoded by the coding sequence GTGGTTTCGGCTCACGAAAAGAGCGCTCCCGTCGACCCGACGGGGCCCCGGGCCAGCACCGTGGTGTTCGAGGACGACCCCAACGCCATCGCCGTCGAATCGTCGATCCGAAAGGTGACGGTGTACTCCGATCGCGCCCTCGTCGCCCGGCAGGGAAAGGCGGCGCTCACCACGGCCCCCACCGTGTACGCCTTCCGGCACCTGCCAGGTTGGGTGGACGACGGCTCCGTGCGCGCCGCCACCACCGCAGGTCGCATCTTGGACGTGCAGGTCACCCGCAGCCACCTCTCTCGCGCCACGGAGAAGTCCTACCGCAAGGCCGAGAACGACGCGCGTGCCCTCGAAGAGCGCTTGGCCGCCCTCGATGACGAGCTCGCCGTGCTGGACGCACAGGCCAAGCAGATCGAGGACATCAAGGCGTTCTCCCTCGACAAGCTCGACAAGGACGTGACCGCAGGGGAGCGTCCACGGGGTGGGAGCGTGGGCGTCCGCACCTACGCCGACGTCGTGGAGTTCATCGGCAAGAAGCTGCGCGACATCGCGAAGGGGCGGCGCGCGGTCAAGGCCGAGCGGGAAGCGCTGGCACCGCAGGTGGAAGCCAGCAAGCGTCGCCTGGAAGATCTGCGTGGGCTGCGCCAGCTCGAAGAGACGAACGTATTCGTCACCGTGCAGAGCAAGGCTCCGGCGGAGACCCAGCTACAGCTCAACTACATGTTGCCCGGCGCCACTTGGGAAGCCGCGCACGAGCTCCGCGCCGCGGGGGATGGCACCTCGGCAGAGCTCACCTCGTACGCCGTCGTCACCCAGGCCACGGGTGAGAACTGGGACGACGCCGAGCTCGCTTTCTCGACGCAGTCTTCCACCGAAGCCATGCGTATCCCGCAGCTGGAGGCGCTGACCTTGGGCGACACGCGCGCTGCCACGCGCAGCATCGAGCGGCGCTCCGCGTCCTTCCAGCGCGCCGAGGCTGCGTTCAAGGAGCAGAACCGCCTGTGGAACAAGCGCGTGCAGAGCGCTGCCCTGGGGAGCAGCTTCGAAGAAACGTACAAGACCAACTTCGAGTACCTGCAGGTGATCCAGAGCAAGACGGTGCAGCTGTTCCAGAGTCTCTCGCAGCGCGGAACCACGAAGCAGTTCAAGGGCATGAGCACCACCAAGGTGCGGGCGGACGGCCGCTCCGTTCGCGTGCCGCTGGGCCGCACCACCTTGAAGGCGAAGAAGGCCATCGTGGCGGCTCCCGAGCAGTCCCTCAACGCCGCGCGCACCTTGGAGATGCTGAACGACAGTGGGCAATCGCTGTTGCCGGGCAACGTGGCCCTGTATCAAGGCGGCGCGTTCTTGGGCATGACCAACCTGGACTTCGTTGCGGAGGGCGAAGAGTTCTCCGTGTTCTTGAACGTGGCGGATCAGATCAAGCTCTCCCGCGTGCTCGACAAGAAGCGGAGCGCGCTGGTGCGCAAGCAGCGCACGCAGATGCAGCTCGCCTTCGTGATCACCGTGGAGAACCTGTCCCAGAAGGCCGTGTCCCTCGACCTCGCGGATCGCATCCCGGTGTCCGAAGATCGCGACATCGTGGTGAGCGGCGTCAAGATCAGCCCCAACGTGAAGCCCAACTCCAAGGGCATCTTGCGCTGGCCGTTGAGCTTGAAGCCGAAGGAGAAGCGCAGCTTCACGATCCAGTATCAGCTCGAATACCCCCCAACGCTGGTCCTCGAAATGAACCGCAAGTCCGCCGCACCCCCGGCCGCCGCGCCACGCCCCAGCTTTGACCAACCCTACGACATCAAGCGCGACATTCAGCGCATGGAACAGGCCTTCTGA
- a CDS encoding tetratricopeptide repeat protein has protein sequence MSDEFRRLVDSDLDPRVQKVLASGLGDGPSPEAVKTAAAALGISAGAATVAQVAASKPTLTLLVLKWLGIGVVAGMVTSTAALTLSAKEEAPPRVVQVAPPAATAVHVASPQVEQAAPVPSAEPPPAPRAAFAAAEPSAEPAPGPSVASFAAPSDKSSLSREIALLDEARRSLRTGNPGATLAALDRYDAASTSHALGAEALLLRVRALAQAGRHGEARALAQRYIDRHPGDGYSVKLARIVGLEK, from the coding sequence GTGAGCGACGAATTCCGACGCCTCGTCGACAGCGACCTCGATCCTCGGGTGCAGAAGGTGCTCGCTTCCGGCCTGGGAGATGGTCCGTCCCCGGAAGCGGTGAAGACCGCGGCCGCGGCCCTCGGCATCTCCGCCGGCGCGGCCACCGTCGCCCAGGTGGCGGCGAGCAAACCGACGCTCACGCTGTTGGTGCTCAAGTGGCTCGGCATCGGCGTCGTCGCCGGGATGGTGACGTCCACGGCGGCACTGACGTTGTCCGCCAAAGAAGAAGCTCCGCCGCGCGTCGTCCAGGTAGCGCCGCCGGCAGCCACGGCCGTACATGTCGCCTCGCCGCAGGTGGAACAAGCGGCGCCCGTGCCCAGCGCCGAGCCGCCACCGGCGCCGCGGGCCGCTTTCGCCGCCGCCGAGCCCAGCGCAGAGCCCGCCCCCGGGCCGTCCGTGGCGAGCTTCGCAGCGCCTTCCGACAAGAGCTCCCTCTCGCGGGAGATCGCGCTCTTGGACGAAGCCCGCCGCTCGCTCCGCACGGGCAACCCGGGCGCCACCCTCGCCGCGCTGGACCGCTACGACGCAGCGTCCACGTCCCACGCCCTGGGCGCGGAAGCGTTACTGCTCCGCGTGCGCGCGTTGGCCCAGGCCGGCCGCCACGGCGAAGCGCGCGCGCTGGCGCAACGCTACATCGATCGCCATCCCGGCGATGGCTACTCCGTCAAGCTCGCTCGCATCGTGGGCTTGGAAAAGTGA
- a CDS encoding sigma-70 family RNA polymerase sigma factor: MNEAVALRTEAAPTTRRLERLFAAHYAWVWRTLRRLGVPEASVDDAAQQVFLVVSKNLERVEKQSERAYLMSVALRVASNARRSASRRRDEADETVAEQGAAEPDPEQLLDMKQRRELLDAWLDALPLELRAPFVLFELEGLELAEIARALDVPLGTVKTRLRRARSLFLDASRTGGEP; this comes from the coding sequence GTGAACGAGGCCGTGGCGCTCCGCACGGAGGCTGCTCCCACCACGCGGCGGCTGGAGCGGCTGTTCGCCGCGCACTACGCCTGGGTGTGGCGCACGCTGCGCCGCCTCGGTGTACCGGAAGCAAGCGTGGACGACGCGGCGCAACAGGTGTTCCTGGTGGTGAGCAAGAACCTGGAGCGCGTGGAGAAGCAGAGCGAGCGCGCATATCTGATGAGCGTGGCCCTGCGGGTCGCCTCCAACGCACGGCGCAGCGCCAGTCGCCGCCGCGACGAAGCCGACGAAACCGTCGCCGAGCAGGGCGCGGCAGAGCCGGATCCCGAGCAGCTCTTGGACATGAAGCAGCGCCGAGAGCTCTTGGATGCCTGGCTGGACGCCCTGCCCCTGGAGCTCCGCGCGCCCTTCGTGCTGTTCGAGCTCGAAGGGCTCGAGCTCGCCGAGATCGCTCGCGCGCTCGACGTGCCCCTGGGCACGGTGAAGACACGGCTGCGCCGCGCGCGGAGCTTGTTCTTGGATGCCAGCCGCACCGGAGGTGAGCCGTGA